The following are encoded together in the Gilvimarinus sp. DA14 genome:
- a CDS encoding ExeA family protein: MYRQHFGLTEKPFSLTPDTQFYFNNQSHREVLGTIVLALRHSEGFVKVVGEVGTGKTLLGRKLLDQLEGQCLTAYIPNPYLTPDELKWFLAEEIGVATEDKPAHKLLNDINQRLIELAAEKRQVVLIVDEAQAMPRETLEALRLLTNLETAKRKLLQVVLLGQPELDEVLQRPDLRQLKQRIVFSEYLQAISASNIGDYLEARLTAAGYRGAPLFSNSAVRLLAKASGGIPRLINVLCHKALMAAYGEGARKIERRHMAKAVLDTSEARAGGRYAARHLWGWILLGAVAALALATALWVGVFK, translated from the coding sequence GTGTATCGCCAGCATTTTGGTCTCACTGAAAAGCCGTTTTCGCTCACGCCCGATACGCAGTTTTACTTTAACAACCAAAGTCACCGCGAGGTGTTGGGCACAATAGTACTTGCTCTGCGCCACAGTGAGGGGTTTGTAAAAGTTGTCGGTGAAGTGGGCACTGGCAAGACTTTGCTCGGGCGCAAACTGTTAGACCAGCTTGAGGGTCAGTGTCTTACAGCTTATATACCCAACCCTTATTTAACTCCCGACGAACTAAAATGGTTTCTCGCCGAAGAAATTGGCGTCGCCACGGAAGATAAACCTGCCCATAAACTGCTGAATGATATTAACCAGCGTTTAATCGAGCTGGCCGCTGAAAAGCGCCAGGTGGTGTTGATTGTGGATGAAGCCCAGGCTATGCCCCGCGAAACTCTTGAGGCGCTGCGGCTGCTAACCAACCTGGAAACCGCCAAACGCAAGCTGCTGCAAGTAGTACTGCTGGGGCAGCCCGAGTTGGATGAAGTGCTGCAGCGTCCGGATTTGCGCCAGTTGAAACAGCGTATTGTATTTTCCGAATACTTGCAGGCTATTTCGGCTAGTAACATAGGCGATTACCTGGAGGCACGCCTCACCGCGGCGGGCTATCGCGGTGCGCCCCTGTTTAGTAACAGCGCGGTTCGCCTGCTGGCGAAAGCCTCGGGGGGAATACCACGCTTAATCAACGTGCTCTGCCACAAAGCCTTGATGGCTGCCTACGGCGAAGGTGCCCGTAAGATAGAGCGTCGGCATATGGCCAAGGCAGTGTTGGATACCTCCGAAGCGCGCGCTGGCGGCCGTTATGCGGCGCGACACTTATGGGGCTGGATACTCCTGGGGGCGGTGGCGGCGCTAGCGCTGGCAACAGCACTTTGGGTTGGGGTGTTTAAGTGA
- a CDS encoding type II secretion system F family protein has product MAIFEYKGRDARGNLVTGQVEAANADSAANTLAARGVIPTTIDEYRARAKTGEKLSALSRETRVKPTDLIMFCRQMYTIIKAGIPMIKGIRSLAASLKHYTLQQALNDIADRLESGLELSVAMRAHPKIFNHLFVSLVAVGENSGRLDLTFLQLAEYLERDLETVRSIRQALRYPTFVLLFLAGAMVIINIKVIPAFAGMFSRFGAELPLPTRILIGLSNFFVEFWPYLLAGLVAAIVAAWRYVQTEAGALRWGRLKLRLPIMGDIIERASMARYARSFGLMLQAGMPLTTALDLCARAIDNEYLAQKIGGIRSGIERGEGLYQTHLMSGMFTPLVLQMINVGEESGQVDSLLVEVAEFYEREVDYDVKKLSDKIEPILITVMAGFVLVLALGIFLPMWEMYNIQK; this is encoded by the coding sequence ATGGCCATCTTTGAATACAAAGGCCGCGACGCCCGAGGTAACCTGGTCACAGGCCAGGTAGAAGCGGCTAATGCAGACTCTGCGGCCAATACTCTGGCGGCTAGGGGAGTAATCCCCACGACGATTGACGAGTACCGAGCCCGCGCCAAAACCGGCGAGAAGCTGTCAGCGCTATCCCGTGAAACCCGAGTAAAACCCACAGACTTAATCATGTTCTGCCGGCAGATGTATACCATCATCAAGGCGGGTATCCCCATGATTAAAGGCATCCGCTCGCTGGCGGCATCGCTCAAACACTACACCTTGCAGCAAGCGCTTAACGATATCGCCGACCGCCTGGAGTCGGGGCTCGAATTATCGGTGGCGATGCGAGCCCACCCCAAAATATTTAACCATTTATTTGTTTCGCTGGTGGCAGTCGGCGAGAACAGTGGCCGCTTAGATTTAACGTTTTTACAGCTTGCCGAATATCTGGAGCGCGATCTGGAAACGGTGCGCAGCATTCGCCAGGCGCTGCGTTACCCCACGTTTGTGTTGCTATTTTTAGCCGGTGCCATGGTGATTATTAATATCAAGGTCATCCCCGCATTTGCCGGCATGTTTAGCCGCTTTGGTGCCGAATTACCCCTGCCCACCCGTATTTTAATTGGCTTATCCAACTTTTTTGTCGAGTTCTGGCCCTATTTATTAGCGGGTTTGGTGGCGGCGATCGTGGCTGCCTGGCGCTATGTGCAGACCGAGGCCGGGGCACTTCGCTGGGGGCGCCTGAAACTCCGGCTGCCAATAATGGGCGATATTATCGAGCGCGCCTCTATGGCACGTTACGCGCGCAGCTTTGGTTTAATGCTGCAGGCGGGCATGCCCCTGACCACAGCCTTAGACCTATGCGCCAGAGCGATAGACAACGAGTATTTAGCGCAAAAAATTGGCGGTATTCGCTCGGGTATTGAAAGGGGTGAAGGCCTTTATCAGACGCATTTGATGAGCGGAATGTTTACACCTTTGGTGTTGCAGATGATTAACGTCGGTGAAGAGAGCGGCCAGGTGGATAGCCTACTGGTTGAAGTGGCCGAATTCTACGAGCGCGAAGTCGATTACGACGTGAAAAAGCTCTCGGATAAAATTGAGCCAATACTGATCACCGTAATGGCAGGTTTCGTATTGGTCCTGGCACTGGGCATCTTTTTGCCCATGTGGGAGATGTATAACATTCAAAAGTAG
- a CDS encoding lipopolysaccharide assembly protein LapB has product MSLVNDMLRDLEARDGERRQAAGASVSLTARRSRNPAWRYTAISFAVVFSLCFLSLLLWQARNNAETGEPVPAAEETVPGSPVAQTGVQPAPVAIDIAALDATVTGASDSGEPSEALQEYLIKAKTALLADQLTQPIDASAYLFYQQALSIEPQNPEAIAGLKAIADRYATLAQRQLSAGQYRDAQNLLDRAQGVWPGRERVALLQQRLDSRASASENPTPSPDSELTDAEPEPRAAAAKSPSPATDPAVTQSSAGQTATVTQTLDSADTEQLEAARRLRQRGETQQAELQLQTFVSAMQEQGKWPQQSRRTLQQWYLARGDTAAARALIADGLPGLQAAYLQAQLAKQQDDYDSALAVLETKLAQVSPEDEQYRALMASLYQRLERSAEAQIYYTRLLEVFGNKARYWLGLGLALDRQGDYSAAAAAYRRAQAASDSNATIENFTRQRLAQLNQ; this is encoded by the coding sequence GTGAGTCTGGTCAACGATATGTTGCGTGACTTAGAAGCTCGCGATGGCGAGCGCCGCCAAGCGGCTGGCGCCAGCGTCAGCCTTACAGCTCGTCGCAGTCGTAATCCGGCCTGGCGCTATACCGCGATCAGTTTTGCGGTCGTGTTTAGCTTGTGCTTTTTGTCTCTGCTGCTGTGGCAAGCGCGCAACAACGCAGAGACCGGCGAGCCTGTGCCAGCTGCCGAAGAAACCGTCCCTGGCAGCCCGGTGGCACAAACGGGCGTGCAACCCGCGCCGGTTGCGATTGATATCGCTGCGCTTGATGCCACAGTAACCGGGGCGAGCGATAGCGGCGAGCCGTCAGAAGCGCTGCAGGAGTATCTCATTAAAGCAAAAACGGCGTTGTTGGCGGATCAGTTGACCCAGCCTATTGATGCCAGTGCTTATCTTTTTTACCAACAGGCGTTGAGTATCGAGCCGCAAAACCCTGAGGCCATTGCAGGTCTGAAGGCGATTGCGGACCGCTACGCGACGCTGGCGCAGCGGCAGCTCAGTGCTGGCCAGTATCGTGATGCCCAAAACTTGCTGGATCGGGCCCAGGGAGTTTGGCCTGGGCGCGAGCGAGTTGCTCTTTTGCAGCAGCGGTTAGACTCACGCGCGTCGGCGTCAGAAAACCCCACGCCAAGCCCAGATTCCGAACTAACTGACGCTGAACCCGAGCCCCGTGCTGCTGCGGCAAAATCGCCAAGTCCTGCCACCGACCCTGCGGTAACGCAAAGCTCCGCAGGCCAAACTGCGACGGTGACGCAAACCTTGGATTCGGCCGATACCGAGCAGTTAGAGGCGGCAAGGCGATTGCGCCAGCGCGGCGAAACCCAGCAGGCAGAGCTGCAGTTGCAGACTTTTGTCAGCGCTATGCAGGAGCAGGGGAAATGGCCCCAACAAAGTCGCCGCACCTTGCAGCAATGGTATCTCGCCCGGGGTGATACGGCCGCAGCGCGCGCCTTAATTGCCGATGGTTTGCCTGGCCTTCAAGCGGCGTATTTACAGGCACAGCTGGCGAAGCAGCAGGACGATTACGACAGCGCACTGGCCGTTTTGGAGACAAAACTGGCGCAAGTCTCCCCGGAAGATGAGCAGTACCGCGCGCTTATGGCCAGTTTGTATCAGCGTCTGGAGCGCTCCGCCGAGGCTCAGATTTACTACACTCGCCTGTTGGAGGTGTTTGGCAACAAGGCGCGCTATTGGTTAGGCCTTGGCCTGGCGCTTGATCGACAAGGCGACTACAGCGCTGCCGCTGCCGCTTATCGCCGCGCTCAGGCGGCTTCCGACAGCAACGCGACCATCGAAAACTTTACCCGCCAGCGTCTGGCGCAGCTCAATCAGTGA
- a CDS encoding general secretion pathway protein GspB has protein sequence MVCKVPFLSLVYIAAALLLSIEALAQSMRDPTMPLTATVASSERELVLHSIIQGNGRKLAVINGELLHEGDVIAGMQNTQLINISSRSVTVQRNGQQMQLTLVDSYTTQSQATQ, from the coding sequence TTGGTGTGTAAAGTTCCCTTTTTATCTCTGGTTTATATCGCGGCCGCGCTGCTGTTATCGATCGAGGCTTTGGCACAGAGCATGCGCGACCCGACCATGCCTCTTACCGCCACCGTTGCCAGCAGTGAGCGCGAGCTCGTATTGCACTCTATTATTCAGGGGAATGGGCGAAAATTGGCCGTGATTAATGGTGAATTGTTGCATGAGGGCGATGTAATTGCCGGGATGCAAAATACCCAGCTGATAAACATATCGTCTCGCTCGGTAACCGTGCAGCGCAACGGGCAGCAAATGCAGTTAACGTTGGTGGATTCATACACTACACAATCTCAGGCGACTCAATAA
- the mshL gene encoding pilus (MSHA type) biogenesis protein MshL: protein MIWKFLGRFSMALIGALLLAACAQPQDKTLSIESEMAQVATAANEPVPVSVPDEVHNELHSNSPAAPSTAARFDVAVNDIPARAFFLSLVDGTGVNVVVHPEVSGQITLNLKDVSVAEVLDVTRDIYGYDFKVKNGIYTVYPNHLRTEVFHLNYLDVQRVGVSDTSVLIGRGESQSGGVSGSAGNIGNNSGDTQNLLSMADGDTSERSTALTPGSRVQTLNRTDFWLSVRTAVAAIIGGESEDRMVMVSPQAGILVVKALPHELNSVRDFLERSELSVGRQVILEAKILEVRLSEGYDTGIDWSEISGQLAYGYNRDLGRTLNDQITWTESLNGDLSAQQTVTDGILKQTDRLFTSVLQVPDISELISLLQTQGNVQVLSSPRISTVNNQKAVIRVGSDEYFITGISSNTTANASAVTSTPNIELSPFFSGISLDVTPQISDDDSVILHIHPVVSDVTDQQKVFTIGSEDFALPLALRGVRESDSIVRARSGQVIVLGGLMQEIQNNEDGKNPGLGDIPLLGSLFRTTTRSSEKTELVILLRPTVTDDETWTNEVNSALERVNNIGDAHRQMLEEL from the coding sequence ATGATTTGGAAGTTTTTGGGGCGGTTTTCAATGGCCCTGATCGGTGCGCTGTTATTGGCTGCCTGCGCCCAACCACAGGATAAAACCCTTAGCATCGAATCTGAAATGGCGCAGGTGGCCACTGCGGCCAATGAGCCTGTACCGGTAAGCGTACCCGATGAGGTGCACAACGAACTGCACAGCAACAGCCCTGCGGCGCCGTCTACTGCGGCTCGTTTTGATGTTGCGGTTAATGATATTCCGGCGCGCGCGTTTTTTCTCTCGTTGGTGGACGGTACCGGTGTGAATGTCGTGGTGCATCCAGAGGTCAGCGGGCAAATAACCCTCAACCTAAAAGATGTTAGTGTGGCCGAGGTGCTGGACGTTACCCGGGATATTTACGGTTACGATTTTAAAGTCAAGAACGGTATTTATACGGTATACCCGAATCATCTGCGCACCGAAGTTTTTCATCTTAACTATCTCGATGTGCAGCGGGTTGGGGTCTCCGACACCAGCGTGTTAATTGGCCGCGGCGAATCGCAAAGCGGTGGTGTGAGCGGCTCGGCGGGTAATATAGGCAACAATTCCGGCGATACGCAAAATCTGCTTAGCATGGCTGACGGTGATACGTCGGAAAGATCCACCGCCCTGACCCCCGGCTCGCGAGTGCAAACTCTAAACCGAACGGATTTTTGGCTCTCGGTGCGCACCGCCGTTGCCGCTATTATTGGCGGTGAAAGCGAAGACCGAATGGTGATGGTCTCTCCCCAGGCGGGTATCTTGGTGGTTAAAGCGCTGCCCCATGAACTCAACTCGGTGCGGGATTTTCTCGAGCGCTCCGAGTTATCGGTGGGGCGACAGGTTATTTTGGAAGCTAAAATACTCGAGGTGCGCTTGAGCGAGGGCTACGACACGGGTATTGACTGGAGCGAAATTTCCGGACAGCTGGCCTATGGTTACAACCGAGACTTGGGCCGTACTCTCAACGACCAGATTACCTGGACGGAAAGCTTAAACGGAGATTTGAGTGCACAGCAAACAGTGACCGACGGTATTTTAAAACAAACGGACCGTCTGTTTACCTCTGTTTTACAGGTGCCGGATATTTCGGAGCTGATTTCGCTGTTGCAAACCCAGGGCAATGTGCAGGTGTTGTCGAGCCCACGTATTTCCACGGTGAACAACCAAAAAGCGGTCATTCGCGTAGGTTCGGACGAATACTTTATTACCGGAATTTCCAGCAATACCACCGCCAACGCCTCGGCTGTTACCAGCACGCCAAATATTGAACTTTCGCCATTTTTTAGCGGCATCTCGCTGGATGTTACCCCGCAGATTTCCGATGATGACAGCGTGATTTTGCATATTCATCCGGTGGTGAGCGACGTCACAGATCAGCAGAAAGTCTTTACCATTGGTAGTGAAGATTTTGCCTTGCCGCTGGCCCTGCGTGGTGTGCGCGAATCCGATAGCATTGTGCGAGCGCGTTCGGGGCAGGTGATTGTACTGGGCGGTTTAATGCAAGAAATTCAGAACAACGAAGACGGTAAGAATCCAGGGCTGGGCGATATTCCCCTGTTAGGCTCTTTGTTTCGCACCACCACTCGCAGCAGCGAAAAAACTGAGCTGGTTATTTTGCTGCGGCCCACAGTCACAGACGACGAAACTTGGACAAATGAAGTGAACAGCGCGCTTGAGCGGGTGAACAATATTGGTGATGCACACCGGCAAATGCTCGAGGAGCTCTAA
- a CDS encoding GspE/PulE family protein: MVQTPKKIRLGDLLVSKQMITEAQLQHALQEQQLSGRKLGHTLVELGFVDEMALLTLLSDQLDIPFVDLKQFRFDTDLVKRLPETTARRYRVMILREEADSFLLGMADPTDIFCLDDIQRQLDKPVAPAVVRESDLLDVLDIAYTRAGEIASLAEELDDELQETAVNLADVVQEATDSDAPVVKLLQTIFKEAISARASDIHIEPDESVLRIRNRIDGVLQEQVMNEKRIASALVVRLKLISGLDISEKRIPQDGRFNLKVSGRNIDVRLSTMPVQFGESVVMRLLDHSDGVLPLPQVGMPKPMMQRFRKIITRPHGLVLVTGPTGSGKTTTLYGALSELNQPETKIITVEDPVEYRLPRINQVQLHERIGLNFGSVLRATLRQDPDILLVGEIRDAESAEIALRAAMTGHLVLSTLHTNDAITSAMRLIDIGVDGYLVAAALKAIVAQRLVRKICTSCIQPHTPNANEMQLARSLAHGEDISGVEFKTGSGCPHCHNTGYRGRIGVFEMLEITAEMAEALRTHDISRFSVAAASSTYFRPLSFSAFDYACQGVTSLAEVMRVSAQVEDEVPESIAEE; encoded by the coding sequence ATGGTTCAGACTCCCAAAAAAATTCGTTTAGGTGATTTGCTGGTCAGCAAACAGATGATCACCGAGGCGCAATTGCAACACGCGCTGCAGGAGCAACAACTGAGCGGCCGCAAGCTGGGGCACACCCTGGTTGAGTTGGGGTTTGTGGATGAAATGGCGTTACTGACCTTGCTGTCGGATCAGCTGGACATCCCATTTGTGGATTTAAAGCAGTTTCGTTTTGATACGGATTTGGTCAAACGTTTGCCCGAGACCACCGCGCGCCGCTACCGCGTTATGATTTTGCGCGAAGAGGCCGACAGCTTTTTACTGGGTATGGCAGACCCCACCGATATTTTCTGCCTGGATGATATCCAGCGGCAGTTGGATAAACCTGTGGCGCCCGCTGTGGTGCGCGAGTCCGACTTGCTGGATGTGTTAGATATTGCCTACACCCGCGCCGGAGAGATCGCGTCTTTGGCTGAGGAACTGGACGACGAACTGCAGGAAACGGCGGTAAACCTGGCCGATGTGGTGCAAGAGGCGACTGACTCCGACGCTCCAGTAGTAAAACTTTTGCAGACTATTTTCAAAGAGGCTATCAGCGCACGCGCCTCGGATATTCACATCGAGCCGGACGAAAGCGTGTTGCGAATTCGCAACCGTATTGATGGCGTGCTGCAAGAGCAGGTAATGAACGAAAAGCGCATCGCCTCGGCGCTGGTAGTGCGTTTGAAATTAATTTCTGGTTTGGATATTTCGGAAAAGCGCATTCCCCAGGACGGCCGTTTTAACTTGAAAGTATCGGGCAGAAATATAGATGTGCGCCTTTCTACTATGCCGGTGCAGTTTGGTGAGTCGGTAGTCATGCGGCTGTTGGATCACAGCGATGGTGTGCTGCCTCTGCCGCAAGTAGGCATGCCCAAACCGATGATGCAACGCTTTCGCAAGATTATCACCCGCCCTCACGGCCTAGTTTTGGTTACAGGCCCCACTGGGTCGGGTAAAACCACCACTTTGTATGGTGCGTTGAGTGAATTGAATCAGCCGGAAACTAAAATTATTACGGTAGAAGATCCGGTTGAGTACCGACTGCCCAGGATTAATCAAGTGCAGCTGCACGAGAGAATTGGCTTAAACTTTGGCAGCGTACTTCGTGCCACCTTGCGGCAAGACCCGGATATTCTCCTGGTGGGTGAGATTCGCGACGCCGAGTCCGCCGAAATTGCTTTGCGCGCCGCCATGACCGGTCATTTGGTACTATCTACCTTGCACACCAACGACGCCATTACCTCGGCCATGCGCTTGATCGATATCGGTGTAGACGGTTATTTGGTGGCTGCCGCGCTAAAAGCAATTGTCGCCCAACGGCTGGTGCGAAAAATCTGTACAAGTTGCATTCAGCCGCACACACCAAATGCCAACGAAATGCAATTGGCCCGCAGCCTCGCCCACGGTGAAGATATTAGCGGTGTAGAATTTAAAACCGGCAGCGGCTGTCCCCACTGCCATAACACCGGTTACCGTGGCCGTATTGGTGTGTTTGAAATGCTCGAAATCACCGCAGAAATGGCTGAAGCGCTGCGCACTCACGATATTTCGCGCTTTAGTGTCGCCGCTGCATCCAGTACCTATTTTCGTCCACTTAGCTTTAGCGCCTTTGACTATGCCTGTCAGGGAGTTACGTCTTTAGCCGAGGTGATGCGCGTCAGTGCTCAGGTGGAAGATGAAGTTCCGGAATCGATTGCTGAAGAGTAA